In Candidatus Campbellbacteria bacterium, one DNA window encodes the following:
- the mltG gene encoding endolytic transglycosylase MltG, translating into MVFSRVVAVLVIVFVFTALTVSAIFWLSITPKATDEPVKVEIERGSTLSDSAQKLKEAGIIKSALAFQTYFLFKEDESKIVAGEYRFLGTSTVEEIATRLTEGDFENGSLGISIPEGSTIQEIAAILNNELSSFDKEDFLKKASLFEGYLFPDTYIFHKDVTSEEVIRKMYSNFQNKVESIVTEDALEDHSLNEIITMASILEEEAGNMDSRQIISGILWKRLEKGMPLQVDAAFLYVDELDGKNTYSLTTEDLAIESPYNTYTNTGLPPTPITNPGLESIRAAANPIDSEYIFYLSDTQGNTYYAETFEEHIDNRQFLGS; encoded by the coding sequence ATGGTTTTTTCACGAGTAGTCGCAGTTTTGGTTATTGTTTTCGTTTTTACTGCCTTAACAGTAAGCGCGATATTTTGGTTATCTATAACACCTAAGGCTACTGATGAGCCGGTAAAAGTTGAGATAGAACGCGGTTCAACTTTGAGCGATTCCGCTCAAAAATTAAAAGAAGCTGGGATTATCAAATCCGCTCTAGCGTTTCAAACTTATTTTCTATTTAAGGAGGACGAAAGCAAGATCGTCGCGGGTGAATATCGCTTTCTCGGAACTTCAACCGTCGAGGAGATAGCGACTCGTTTAACCGAAGGTGATTTTGAAAATGGTTCATTAGGCATTTCTATCCCGGAAGGTTCTACCATTCAAGAGATCGCCGCTATTCTAAACAACGAATTATCGTCTTTTGATAAGGAAGATTTTCTTAAAAAAGCGTCTCTTTTTGAGGGTTATCTTTTTCCTGATACATATATTTTTCATAAGGATGTAACTTCTGAGGAAGTAATCAGGAAAATGTATTCGAACTTTCAAAATAAAGTAGAAAGTATTGTAACCGAAGACGCTTTGGAAGATCATTCACTGAATGAAATTATCACTATGGCTTCAATTCTTGAGGAAGAAGCGGGGAATATGGACTCTAGACAAATAATTTCCGGAATTCTTTGGAAGCGTTTAGAAAAAGGTATGCCCCTCCAAGTTGACGCTGCCTTTCTTTATGTCGATGAACTTGATGGAAAAAATACGTATTCTCTGACAACAGAAGATCTGGCGATAGAATCTCCATACAACACATATACAAATACCGGATTACCACCAACGCCGATCACTAACCCGGGACTTGAATCTATTAGAGCGGCCGCAAATCCAATAGACTCAGAATACATTTTTTATTTATCTGATACTCAAGGAAACACATATTATGCCGAAACGTTTGAGGAGCATATAGACAATCGTCAATTCTTGGGCAGCTAA
- a CDS encoding sigma factor-like helix-turn-helix DNA-binding protein yields MSRKLTFKPNQVTKKLIIVLPERARDIIVARYGLGQNREKMTLEGIGNLYGITRERVRQIENHSLNSIRKSEQYEEHQISFKELEEIIRSLGGVVAEEDLLKHLSDSERIQNHIVFLLELGNNFKKQKEDKHLKHRWYIEDELHDKVHKAIQDLYSNLTDEELVTEPEIISRFLEHVKDVSEEYRNEEIARRWLGVAKHIDRNPLGEWGRSTSPNVRVKGMRDYAYLVIRKHGSPMHFREVAEKINEMFGKKAHIATTHNELIKDPRFVLVGRGLYALREWGYETGVVKDVIKSILKKHGPLSRENIMEKVMKERYVKGNTILVNLQDTEVFGKDSRGRYYLKGSSK; encoded by the coding sequence ATGTCCAGAAAACTAACATTTAAACCCAACCAAGTAACAAAGAAACTAATTATAGTTCTTCCAGAACGAGCAAGAGATATAATAGTAGCTCGCTATGGACTTGGACAGAATCGCGAAAAAATGACCCTAGAAGGAATAGGGAATCTTTATGGTATCACCAGAGAGCGCGTTAGGCAGATAGAAAACCATTCCCTAAATTCAATTCGTAAGTCAGAGCAATATGAAGAACATCAGATATCTTTCAAGGAGCTTGAAGAGATCATCAGATCTCTCGGAGGTGTAGTAGCTGAAGAGGATCTTCTAAAACATCTATCAGACAGCGAAAGGATTCAGAACCACATAGTATTCCTTTTAGAGCTAGGAAATAACTTCAAGAAACAAAAAGAAGATAAACACCTAAAGCATCGTTGGTACATTGAGGACGAATTACACGATAAGGTGCACAAAGCGATACAAGATCTCTATTCTAACCTGACTGACGAAGAGCTGGTTACTGAACCGGAGATCATCAGTCGATTTCTCGAGCACGTTAAAGATGTCTCTGAAGAATATAGAAACGAAGAGATCGCTAGGCGGTGGCTTGGTGTTGCTAAGCATATAGATCGTAATCCTCTTGGCGAATGGGGACGATCCACTTCTCCTAATGTGAGAGTTAAGGGAATGAGAGACTACGCTTATCTGGTGATTCGAAAACATGGTTCCCCAATGCATTTTCGTGAGGTTGCCGAAAAAATTAATGAAATGTTCGGCAAGAAGGCTCATATCGCGACTACTCACAACGAATTGATAAAAGATCCTCGCTTTGTGCTTGTAGGTAGAGGTTTGTACGCTCTACGTGAGTGGGGTTACGAAACCGGAGTGGTAAAGGATGTTATCAAATCGATACTTAAAAAACACGGACCACTTTCAAGAGAGAACATAATGGAGAAAGTTATGAAGGAGCGTTACGTGAAAGGGAACACGATCCTCGTTAATCTCCAAGATACGGAAGTCTTTGGAAAAGACTCAAGAGGTAGGTACTATTTAAAAGGTAGCTCAAAGTAA
- a CDS encoding ATP cone domain-containing protein: MGKKENEKEEVEIIKMDGSREIFDPNKLRHSLEKAGAGSETIEAVVSKIESEIEDGMTTGTIYKRAYEILERKESTAAARYSLRRALVDLGPTGFPFEEFVGEIFRAKGFDVKVGVMVEGECVEHEVDMLAENETSEISMEIKFHNSQKIRSDLKVALYVKSRFEDILSRQQKDGNGKKKEGWLLTNTKFTKNALDYAECVGLKIVSWSYPEKGNLQDLVEETGLHPLTCLTSLPDKEKTLLVEQGTVLCRDLKNNTKLLEELGFKEEKINKIKDEASKLCTPYSK; the protein is encoded by the coding sequence ATGGGTAAAAAAGAAAACGAAAAAGAAGAAGTGGAAATAATAAAAATGGATGGGTCGCGAGAGATATTTGATCCCAATAAATTGCGACATTCACTTGAAAAGGCCGGAGCGGGATCAGAAACAATAGAAGCGGTGGTGTCTAAAATAGAAAGCGAAATAGAAGACGGAATGACCACAGGTACGATCTACAAGCGTGCTTATGAAATTTTAGAGCGAAAGGAATCTACAGCAGCCGCCCGGTATTCGCTTCGCCGAGCGCTGGTAGACCTTGGTCCCACCGGGTTTCCATTTGAGGAATTTGTGGGTGAAATATTCAGGGCAAAAGGATTCGATGTAAAAGTCGGGGTTATGGTAGAAGGAGAGTGTGTGGAGCACGAAGTAGATATGCTAGCCGAAAACGAGACCTCCGAGATCTCTATGGAAATTAAATTTCATAATAGTCAAAAGATCAGGTCGGATCTGAAAGTGGCTCTCTACGTCAAGTCGCGCTTTGAAGATATACTCAGTCGCCAACAAAAAGACGGAAATGGAAAGAAAAAGGAAGGTTGGCTTCTAACTAACACTAAATTTACCAAAAATGCTCTTGATTACGCGGAATGTGTCGGCTTAAAAATAGTTTCGTGGAGCTACCCTGAAAAAGGAAATTTGCAAGACTTGGTTGAGGAAACCGGCCTTCATCCTCTGACTTGCCTAACGAGTTTACCCGATAAAGAAAAAACCTTACTAGTGGAACAGGGAACTGTTCTATGCAGGGACTTAAAAAATAACACCAAATTGCTTGAAGAGCTTGGATTCAAGGAAGAAAAGATTAACAAAATAAAAGATGAAGCTAGTAAGCTTTGTACTCCATATAGTAAATAA
- a CDS encoding MGMT family protein has translation MKLQKKTKAQSKKEKASSFKERVREVVRRIPKGETLTYAEVALKAGSPKASRAVGRIMANNYDENIPCHRVVRSDGKVGSYNRGGEQRKITILNNERRS, from the coding sequence ATGAAGCTTCAGAAAAAGACCAAAGCTCAAAGTAAGAAGGAGAAAGCGAGCTCTTTTAAAGAGAGGGTGCGGGAGGTGGTGAGGAGAATACCCAAAGGAGAAACATTAACCTACGCTGAAGTTGCTCTAAAAGCGGGTTCGCCTAAAGCTTCGCGTGCAGTTGGTAGAATAATGGCTAATAATTATGATGAAAACATACCCTGCCATAGAGTAGTGCGAAGCGACGGCAAAGTTGGAAGTTACAACAGAGGCGGAGAGCAACGTAAAATAACTATTTTAAATAATGAAAGAAGATCATAG
- a CDS encoding alanine--tRNA ligase, whose amino-acid sequence MKTAEVRKRYLDFFASKGHRIVPSASLVPTDDPTTLFTGSGMQPMVPYLLGEDHPLGSRIVDSQKCFRAEDIEEIGDNRHTTFFEMLGNWSLGDYFKEEQLSWLFEFLTDKEAGLGLDPERLYITVFHGDKNNDLPKDTESVEIWKSLFKQKNIEANEVEVGTEENGSEIGLEGGRIFYYDASKNWWSRGGTPDDMPVGEPGGPDSEVFYEFQDVEHDPAFGKKCHPNCDCGRFLEIGNSVFMQYVKKAEGHFEKLPKENVDFGGGLERLTAVTEDFSDIFKIDVLRSIIERLEDHSGERYENSENKNSFRVIADHIRGAVFMISDGVTPSNSERGYFVRRLIRRSIRHANLLGIETKKLKDLVSVVANNYREVYPEVFESQEWIQDEIESEESKFKLALDRGLKEFRKIIEKEDKISGKGAFKLFTTHGFPFELTEELAREYGKEVDKEAFEEEYRIHQEESRKGADKKFKGGLGDTGEMSVKYHTATHLLNAALRDVLGEHVEQKGSNITPERLRFDFSHSEKLTEEEKKEIETFVNGAIERSLPVSYSEMTLEEARAQGAVGVFEDKYEEKVRVYKIGDRSTGVVSLEICGGPHVENTGELGKFRIKKEEASSAGVRRIKAILE is encoded by the coding sequence ATGAAAACAGCAGAAGTAAGAAAACGCTATCTAGACTTTTTTGCAAGCAAGGGGCACAGAATCGTTCCTTCGGCTTCTTTGGTACCCACAGATGATCCCACCACTCTTTTTACTGGCTCTGGTATGCAGCCTATGGTTCCTTACTTACTAGGCGAAGACCATCCCTTGGGTTCTAGGATAGTTGATTCGCAAAAATGTTTTCGCGCGGAAGATATTGAAGAAATTGGAGATAACCGCCATACGACCTTTTTTGAAATGCTTGGCAATTGGTCCCTGGGTGACTACTTTAAAGAAGAACAACTCTCCTGGCTTTTTGAATTTCTAACAGATAAGGAAGCGGGGTTAGGCTTAGATCCGGAACGGCTATATATAACTGTTTTTCACGGTGATAAAAACAACGATCTGCCTAAAGATACTGAGTCGGTAGAAATTTGGAAGAGTTTGTTCAAACAAAAGAACATTGAGGCAAATGAGGTTGAGGTAGGCACTGAGGAAAATGGTAGTGAGATCGGTTTAGAAGGAGGTCGTATTTTTTACTATGATGCTTCAAAAAACTGGTGGAGCCGCGGTGGCACCCCCGATGATATGCCGGTGGGCGAACCGGGTGGTCCCGACAGCGAGGTTTTTTATGAATTTCAAGATGTAGAACACGATCCGGCGTTCGGTAAAAAATGCCACCCTAATTGTGATTGCGGACGTTTTCTCGAGATCGGCAATTCCGTATTTATGCAGTACGTAAAAAAAGCAGAAGGTCATTTTGAAAAACTACCTAAAGAAAATGTAGATTTCGGCGGTGGATTAGAACGACTAACAGCTGTTACGGAAGACTTCTCCGATATATTTAAAATTGACGTATTGCGCAGTATTATTGAAAGACTTGAGGATCATAGCGGTGAGAGATATGAGAATTCTGAGAATAAGAACTCATTTCGTGTGATCGCGGATCATATTCGCGGTGCTGTTTTTATGATCTCTGATGGCGTTACACCCTCAAACAGCGAACGAGGATATTTTGTTAGGCGTCTAATACGTCGTTCTATCCGCCACGCGAATTTACTTGGTATCGAAACGAAAAAATTAAAAGACCTTGTTTCTGTAGTTGCTAACAATTATCGAGAAGTTTATCCAGAGGTTTTTGAAAGCCAAGAATGGATACAAGATGAAATTGAATCTGAAGAGAGTAAGTTTAAATTAGCACTCGATAGAGGATTAAAAGAATTTAGAAAAATTATTGAAAAAGAAGACAAAATTAGCGGCAAGGGTGCATTCAAGCTGTTTACTACTCATGGATTCCCGTTTGAGCTCACAGAAGAATTGGCGCGAGAGTACGGTAAAGAAGTAGACAAAGAGGCATTTGAGGAAGAATATAGGATCCACCAAGAGGAATCCAGAAAAGGAGCGGATAAGAAGTTTAAGGGGGGACTTGGGGACACTGGTGAAATGTCAGTAAAATATCACACAGCAACGCACTTATTAAATGCCGCCCTAAGAGATGTACTTGGAGAACACGTAGAGCAAAAAGGATCGAATATTACTCCAGAAAGACTGCGTTTTGACTTTTCTCACAGCGAAAAACTTACAGAAGAAGAGAAAAAAGAAATCGAGACTTTTGTTAATGGAGCGATCGAAAGAAGCTTACCGGTGAGCTATAGCGAAATGACCTTAGAAGAAGCAAGAGCTCAAGGAGCAGTGGGGGTATTTGAAGATAAATACGAAGAAAAAGTTCGGGTGTATAAGATCGGAGATCGTAGCACAGGAGTAGTCAGCCTGGAAATTTGCGGTGGTCCTCACGTTGAAAATACCGGGGAGTTGGGAAAATTTCGTATCAAGAAAGAAGAGGCGTCTTCAGCCGGAGTTCGCCGAATAAAAGCAATTCTTGAATAG
- a CDS encoding prephenate dehydratase domain-containing protein, translating to MENNKDSEKLVIGIQGGPGSFNEEAAHWYAKGHRIPNYELSYCYTTDKVLALLAEHKIDRGIFAIQNSVGGMVDESIYAMGRQLFEIVDQFEIIVNHNLLVLPGIEMDGIVTIMSHPQALAQCKSTLSLQYPDKNLRSGEGELIDQAMAAKALSEGQLPETTAVLASQAAADLYELNILDRGLQDKTENYTTFLFVSNLKPE from the coding sequence ATGGAAAATAATAAAGATAGCGAAAAATTGGTAATTGGCATCCAAGGAGGCCCAGGAAGCTTTAACGAAGAAGCGGCTCATTGGTACGCCAAGGGGCATCGTATTCCCAATTATGAATTAAGCTATTGCTATACAACTGATAAGGTGCTAGCTCTGTTAGCAGAACATAAAATAGACAGAGGTATATTTGCTATACAAAATTCAGTTGGCGGAATGGTTGATGAATCCATTTACGCGATGGGAAGGCAGCTTTTTGAGATCGTTGATCAGTTTGAAATAATAGTAAACCATAATCTGTTGGTGTTACCGGGTATAGAAATGGACGGTATCGTAACAATAATGTCTCATCCGCAAGCATTGGCACAGTGCAAGTCTACATTGTCCTTGCAGTATCCTGACAAAAATCTGCGATCAGGCGAAGGAGAACTTATCGATCAGGCGATGGCGGCAAAAGCATTGTCAGAAGGCCAGCTGCCTGAAACTACCGCTGTTTTGGCATCACAAGCAGCTGCAGATCTTTATGAACTTAATATTCTGGATAGAGGATTACAGGATAAAACGGAAAACTATACAACCTTTCTCTTTGTCTCAAACCTCAAGCCAGAATAA
- the mnmA gene encoding tRNA 2-thiouridine(34) synthase MnmA yields MVNKWSEKEKVFVGMSGGVDSSVAALLLKEAGFEVTGVFIRGWYPEFLTCNWKEDRRDAMRVAAALDIPFLTINAEESYKREVVDYMISEYSRGRTPNPDVMCNRHVKFGVFYKEAINRGADYIATGHYAKMDSNSEEIELKMGEDRNKDQSYFLWNVDKSALTSTLFPLGNYKKEEIRSIAKKNNLVTANKKDSQGVCFLGKVSMKEFISHYVSPKEGEVLDPYGEVIGYHPGAMLFTYGERKGFTVTKKGTEDKPRYVVAKDIEKNTITVAEKTNDKFSKYNKEKVLIENTNWISREPEESEELLVRYRYRQPLIRAKLQKNDEYHIVIFDEPQESVTSGQSLVVYKDDVCLGGGIIM; encoded by the coding sequence ATGGTTAATAAGTGGAGTGAAAAAGAAAAAGTTTTTGTCGGGATGTCGGGCGGAGTAGATTCTTCTGTTGCGGCGCTCCTGCTGAAAGAGGCGGGTTTCGAGGTAACCGGTGTTTTTATACGTGGTTGGTATCCCGAATTTCTAACTTGTAATTGGAAAGAAGATAGACGTGACGCGATGCGCGTCGCGGCGGCCTTAGACATACCCTTTTTAACTATAAACGCCGAAGAATCCTACAAGAGAGAAGTAGTCGACTATATGATCTCTGAGTATTCTCGCGGACGAACCCCGAATCCGGATGTTATGTGTAATCGACATGTAAAATTTGGGGTTTTTTACAAAGAAGCCATCAACAGAGGCGCTGATTACATAGCAACAGGTCATTATGCCAAAATGGATTCGAATAGCGAAGAAATAGAGTTAAAAATGGGCGAAGATCGAAATAAAGATCAGTCTTATTTTCTCTGGAATGTTGACAAAAGCGCGCTAACTAGCACTTTATTCCCCCTCGGTAACTATAAAAAAGAAGAAATTCGGAGTATTGCAAAGAAAAATAATTTGGTAACCGCGAACAAAAAAGATAGCCAGGGTGTGTGTTTTCTCGGCAAGGTTTCTATGAAAGAGTTCATATCACACTATGTTTCCCCCAAAGAGGGTGAGGTCTTAGACCCTTACGGAGAGGTTATCGGTTATCACCCTGGAGCGATGTTATTTACATACGGTGAAAGAAAGGGATTTACCGTGACCAAAAAAGGAACTGAAGATAAACCACGCTATGTGGTTGCCAAAGATATAGAAAAAAATACCATAACGGTTGCAGAAAAAACTAACGACAAGTTTTCAAAATATAATAAAGAAAAAGTGCTTATTGAAAATACCAATTGGATATCGCGAGAACCTGAAGAGAGCGAAGAATTGCTAGTGCGCTATCGTTATAGACAACCACTGATAAGGGCAAAGCTGCAAAAAAATGACGAATATCACATTGTCATCTTTGATGAACCCCAAGAGTCCGTTACGTCCGGCCAGTCTTTGGTCGTATATAAAGACGATGTTTGTTTGGGCGGGGGTATAATCATGTAG
- a CDS encoding M3 family metallopeptidase — MKNNTEWDLSAIYSSIDDPNIEKDVRKIEREYKKFADTYKKKNVSSVTVLEKALKDLEKLYTLPKPIAYLFLKKSVTTNDKRIDAKIAQLHQRIVSAHNSVLFFEIKLAQITKKQQKELLGSSSLKEYRYFLKKIFNASKHILNEKEEALLNSLSLPSEEMWIDLTERLVNNDEVEFENNKVPISEAMNRVAGLRTKKRRSLHSLIMKKLGEHSEVAEAEINAIYTKKKITDSKRGYRIPHQETLIDFETTDKELQLLREAVLENIKVSHDFYDVKRQLLGLKYLTYADRNAEIGGLKTTFSFDESVEILRDVFAKIHPRSLHIFDRMLSDGRIDVFPRRNKTAGGFCFGTTEFPTFVLLNHVNTFDSLLTLAHEMGHAIHTEMAKDARPLYQNYSTAVAEFASKFFENIVFEEVLKLVSKKEQKVLLHNRINQDISTIFRQMACFEFESSLHSEIRQNGYVAKDQIVEILNKKMRSYLGPSVRMSAEDGNFFVAWSHIRRYFYVYSYAYGGILSRVMYQNSIENPKVLEKMFKLLASGGSRSPKDLFKQAGINTEDKSTYKTGIESIKADIKKLKTL; from the coding sequence ATGAAAAATAATACAGAATGGGACCTTTCTGCCATATACAGCTCCATCGATGATCCCAATATCGAGAAAGATGTCAGAAAGATCGAAAGAGAATATAAAAAATTTGCGGATACTTACAAAAAGAAGAACGTATCTTCAGTTACTGTATTAGAAAAGGCGCTGAAAGATCTTGAAAAGTTATACACTCTACCCAAACCCATTGCCTATCTTTTTTTAAAGAAGTCGGTCACTACCAACGATAAAAGAATAGATGCCAAAATTGCTCAATTGCACCAACGAATTGTGTCTGCTCACAACTCCGTTTTATTTTTCGAGATCAAGTTGGCACAAATTACAAAAAAGCAGCAGAAAGAGTTATTAGGGTCTTCTTCGTTAAAGGAATATCGCTATTTTTTGAAAAAAATATTTAACGCCTCAAAACATATTCTTAATGAAAAAGAAGAAGCGTTGTTAAATTCACTTTCATTACCGTCAGAGGAAATGTGGATCGATCTAACAGAAAGGCTTGTAAATAATGACGAGGTAGAATTTGAAAATAACAAAGTTCCTATTTCAGAAGCGATGAATCGTGTGGCTGGTTTGAGAACAAAAAAAAGAAGAAGTCTTCATTCTTTGATAATGAAAAAGTTGGGTGAACATTCAGAAGTCGCGGAGGCAGAAATCAATGCAATATATACGAAAAAGAAAATTACAGATTCTAAGCGCGGTTATAGAATACCGCATCAAGAAACACTGATCGATTTTGAAACCACCGATAAGGAGCTACAGCTTCTCAGAGAAGCAGTATTAGAAAATATCAAGGTTTCCCACGATTTCTATGATGTAAAAAGGCAGCTCCTAGGACTTAAGTATTTAACGTATGCGGACAGAAACGCCGAAATCGGAGGTCTGAAGACGACGTTTAGCTTCGATGAATCGGTTGAAATTTTGAGGGATGTTTTTGCTAAAATCCATCCAAGATCACTCCATATATTTGACAGAATGCTCAGTGACGGGCGCATAGACGTATTTCCAAGGAGAAATAAGACGGCCGGCGGTTTTTGTTTTGGCACCACAGAATTTCCGACCTTTGTTTTACTAAATCATGTTAACACCTTCGATTCTCTATTAACGCTAGCGCATGAAATGGGACACGCAATTCACACTGAGATGGCAAAGGATGCAAGGCCTTTATACCAGAACTATTCCACAGCAGTCGCTGAATTTGCTTCGAAGTTCTTCGAAAATATTGTTTTTGAAGAAGTATTAAAACTCGTTAGTAAAAAAGAACAAAAAGTATTACTGCATAACAGGATAAACCAAGATATTTCAACAATTTTTCGTCAGATGGCGTGTTTTGAATTCGAAAGTTCACTACACTCTGAGATTCGACAAAATGGTTATGTTGCCAAGGATCAAATAGTGGAAATTTTGAATAAAAAAATGAGATCTTATCTTGGACCTTCTGTAAGAATGTCTGCCGAAGACGGGAACTTTTTCGTTGCGTGGTCGCATATTCGTAGATATTTTTACGTTTATTCATATGCCTATGGTGGTATACTCTCACGAGTTATGTATCAGAACAGCATAGAAAATCCCAAAGTACTGGAAAAAATGTTCAAGCTGTTGGCTAGTGGTGGCAGCAGAAGTCCTAAGGATCTTTTCAAGCAAGCGGGTATAAATACTGAAGACAAGTCAACTTACAAAACGGGCATTGAATCAATAAAAGCAGATATAAAGAAACTAAAAACATTGTAA
- a CDS encoding PD-(D/E)XK nuclease family protein codes for MAFPYKRRDGRYCYKPGSKDRFRVSRTKIDLFLECKRCFYLDQRYGVARVKYPPFTLNNAVDELLKKEFDKHREKGTWHPVLKENDLRLKPFKHKKMEEWRDAMRHGVQYDLPDTNLTIRGGVDDIWIDDEGLLYVADYKATSKEGGQEVSIDSDWQIMYKRQVEIYQWLLRRNDFKVSNTAYFYYVNGLRDVDSFNGQLKFSVKIIPYEGDDSWLDGTLEEMYQCLLSEEIPESHKDCEFCGYFEAVSDVLNSKNEASEKDQSSK; via the coding sequence ATGGCATTTCCATATAAACGGCGGGACGGCCGCTACTGTTATAAACCGGGCTCAAAAGATCGCTTTCGAGTAAGCAGAACCAAAATTGACCTGTTCTTAGAATGCAAAAGGTGTTTCTACCTAGATCAGCGTTATGGTGTAGCTCGCGTGAAATACCCTCCCTTTACTCTTAACAACGCTGTAGACGAACTTTTAAAAAAAGAGTTTGATAAACATCGAGAAAAGGGAACTTGGCATCCGGTTTTAAAAGAAAACGATTTGCGCCTCAAGCCATTTAAGCATAAAAAAATGGAAGAGTGGCGTGACGCGATGCGCCACGGGGTACAATACGATCTACCCGATACAAATCTTACTATCAGAGGTGGAGTTGATGATATTTGGATAGACGACGAAGGCTTGCTCTACGTAGCGGATTACAAAGCTACATCTAAAGAAGGGGGTCAAGAAGTCAGCATAGATAGCGATTGGCAAATTATGTACAAAAGACAAGTAGAGATCTATCAATGGCTTCTGCGAAGGAACGATTTCAAAGTTTCAAATACAGCTTACTTTTATTACGTTAATGGCTTACGCGACGTCGATAGCTTTAATGGGCAACTAAAATTTAGCGTTAAAATAATACCGTACGAAGGAGACGATAGCTGGCTGGACGGAACATTGGAAGAGATGTATCAATGTCTACTGTCTGAAGAAATACCGGAAAGCCATAAAGATTGTGAGTTTTGCGGTTACTTTGAAGCAGTTTCTGATGTGCTAAACTCAAAGAATGAAGCTTCAGAAAAAGACCAAAGCTCAAAGTAA
- a CDS encoding methyltransferase domain-containing protein: MKEDHSIPEIMNSREDLIEQLKQKDVLRSEELEKAFKKIDRADFVLGDYVPEAYEDYPLPILGDQTISQPTTVAFMLELLDPILGEKILDVGSGSGWTTALLAEMVGKEGEVTGIEIVDELVEMGQGNLKRYDYPQAGVYKSGEVEIPENYYDKVLVSATISSNIPEHFIRSLKEDGLLVSPVGEAITQYKKQDGGLIELKTFPGFVFVPYIYNVEE, translated from the coding sequence ATGAAAGAAGATCATAGCATACCGGAAATTATGAATTCTCGTGAAGACCTGATCGAACAGCTAAAACAAAAAGATGTTCTACGGTCTGAGGAATTAGAGAAAGCATTCAAAAAAATAGATAGAGCCGATTTTGTCTTAGGTGATTATGTACCGGAGGCATATGAAGATTATCCGTTGCCTATTTTAGGTGACCAGACTATTTCTCAGCCGACAACTGTAGCTTTTATGCTAGAGCTACTTGATCCAATACTAGGAGAAAAGATACTTGACGTAGGATCAGGTTCAGGATGGACTACGGCATTATTAGCAGAAATGGTGGGAAAAGAAGGCGAAGTAACGGGTATTGAAATCGTCGATGAGTTAGTCGAAATGGGACAAGGTAATCTCAAAAGATACGATTATCCGCAGGCAGGTGTTTATAAAAGTGGCGAAGTAGAAATACCGGAAAATTATTACGACAAAGTGTTGGTTTCAGCTACGATATCTTCAAACATACCCGAACATTTCATAAGAAGCTTAAAAGAGGATGGACTCTTGGTCTCGCCCGTTGGAGAGGCAATTACACAGTATAAGAAGCAGGATGGCGGCTTGATCGAATTAAAAACCTTTCCTGGTTTTGTATTTGTGCCATATATCTATAACGTAGAGGAATAA
- a CDS encoding uracil-DNA glycosylase, translating to MKDEKRDVRHEKLKTIRDRVVNLKDSTLYSFRNENEYLPVIGQGDHYAEIMFIGEAPGESEAKSGVPFCGRAGKVLDELLQSINIPREEVYITNIVKDRPPQNRDPSPEEIALYAPFLDEQIEIIEPKVIATLGRFSMEYILKRYGLEDKIEPISKIHGQLVKANFKYGDVFITPLYHPAVALYNAGQKETLIEDFKNIKKALS from the coding sequence ATGAAAGACGAAAAGCGTGACGTGCGACATGAAAAGCTAAAGACTATTCGCGACAGAGTAGTTAATCTAAAAGATTCTACACTGTATTCATTTCGTAACGAAAACGAATATTTACCCGTTATTGGTCAAGGCGATCACTATGCCGAAATAATGTTCATCGGGGAGGCGCCGGGCGAATCTGAAGCCAAATCCGGAGTTCCTTTTTGCGGTAGAGCCGGCAAGGTGTTGGATGAGCTTTTACAGTCAATTAATATTCCAAGAGAGGAGGTTTATATTACAAATATCGTAAAAGACCGTCCGCCCCAGAACCGCGATCCTTCACCCGAAGAGATAGCTCTATACGCGCCTTTTTTGGACGAGCAAATCGAGATAATTGAACCGAAGGTGATAGCTACGTTGGGACGATTTTCTATGGAATATATTTTGAAGCGCTACGGTCTGGAGGATAAAATCGAACCCATTTCCAAAATTCACGGTCAATTAGTAAAGGCAAATTTCAAATATGGCGATGTTTTCATAACTCCTCTTTATCACCCCGCGGTAGCTTTATACAACGCCGGTCAAAAAGAAACTTTGATCGAAGATTTTAAAAACATAAAAAAGGCATTATCTTAA